The Bacillota bacterium genome includes a window with the following:
- a CDS encoding IS200/IS605 family element transposase accessory protein TnpB — MKTTVRGTILQLIEVQKNFLDNLMGRYCAAVRWSFKRLLDGWKVQDIRISVQAKFSLNSRQANDAVYDAQSTIKSQHELVKYHYENAKAKPQFTEKRIAKAKTPAKIAKLQKRLDKDKEQRKLAKWQHYLETNTFPPVVFGGKKLFLERCKGSITREEWREARSNRYLSRGDKTKGGNLNTRLYEIDGQIYLDLAAEQVQTGRSVRYNRITVPIYLAHKPSKKTGKINGINYRQMVLDYLQTGGAYQVEILRREGKYYVHVTIEEEIPVPYNAIGVTGIDTNPDGLGMVMVDYLGQYRGSQWLGEGEWTYARSNRKDNLIGEMAKQAVTAAKSKGYAVAVEDLKFKNDKSVTAKFNRMSHGFIWSKFLEYIDRCAAREGVPLIKVKPAFTSVIGTLKYQHMYGLSTHQSASYVIARRGLEFTHENIPKVLLEKLIKKKPEFKLMTNWKQWSAIKKAIQKHLKKKGVNSLVSWHVYRKELLDIG; from the coding sequence GTGAAAACCACGGTTAGAGGAACCATCCTCCAGCTCATCGAGGTTCAGAAAAATTTCCTCGACAACCTCATGGGGCGTTACTGTGCCGCAGTTCGTTGGTCATTTAAAAGACTTTTGGATGGGTGGAAGGTGCAGGACATTCGCATATCAGTACAGGCGAAGTTCAGTCTCAATTCCCGACAAGCCAACGATGCAGTATACGATGCCCAAAGCACCATTAAAAGCCAACATGAACTGGTAAAGTACCACTATGAAAACGCCAAAGCCAAGCCCCAATTTACCGAAAAACGTATTGCTAAAGCCAAAACACCCGCTAAAATTGCCAAACTCCAAAAACGGTTAGATAAAGATAAAGAGCAGCGCAAACTGGCCAAGTGGCAGCATTACCTTGAAACCAATACCTTCCCGCCCGTAGTATTCGGCGGAAAGAAACTATTTTTGGAACGGTGCAAGGGCAGTATCACCAGGGAAGAATGGCGGGAGGCTAGATCAAACCGCTATTTATCCCGGGGAGATAAGACTAAAGGCGGCAACCTGAACACTCGCTTATACGAAATTGATGGTCAAATCTACCTTGATCTAGCTGCCGAACAGGTGCAGACCGGTAGATCAGTACGCTACAACCGTATCACCGTCCCGATCTACCTGGCCCATAAGCCCTCGAAAAAAACCGGCAAGATAAACGGTATCAACTATCGGCAAATGGTTTTGGACTATCTCCAGACAGGCGGTGCCTATCAAGTAGAAATCCTCCGCAGAGAGGGAAAATATTACGTCCATGTCACCATTGAAGAAGAAATCCCGGTGCCATATAACGCCATAGGCGTTACAGGAATAGACACCAACCCAGACGGACTGGGAATGGTCATGGTAGACTACCTGGGGCAATACCGGGGGAGCCAGTGGTTGGGTGAGGGTGAGTGGACATACGCCAGAAGCAACCGTAAGGATAACCTTATCGGTGAGATGGCCAAGCAAGCTGTAACAGCAGCTAAAAGTAAAGGTTATGCTGTAGCCGTAGAGGACTTAAAGTTTAAAAACGACAAGTCCGTAACGGCCAAGTTTAACCGTATGAGTCATGGTTTTATCTGGTCAAAGTTTCTGGAATACATTGACCGGTGTGCAGCCCGTGAGGGGGTGCCGTTAATAAAGGTAAAACCGGCCTTTACCTCGGTTATAGGTACTCTAAAGTACCAGCATATGTACGGGCTATCGACCCACCAGTCAGCAAGCTATGTAATTGCCCGGCGTGGTTTAGAGTTTACCCATGAGAATATACCAAAAGTATTGCTCGAAAAGCTGATTAAGAAAAAGCCCGAATTTAAACTAATGACCAACTGGAAACAGTGGTCAGCAATTAAGAAAGCAATTCAGAAACATCTTAAAAAGAAAGGGGTGAACAGCCTGGTTTCATGGCATGTTTACCGGAAAGAACTGTTAGATATAGGTTGA
- a CDS encoding IS607 family transposase, with the protein MEKLLTPHQVAKLLNVWPHTIRRWEREGKLKPLRTPGGHRRYKESQIMALIGEDITVRGTKQCAVYARVSTAKQAEAVNLQRQKERLITYAVEKGYQVKAVYNEIASGLNENRRELTKLAKTATKGEIDVIVIEYKDRLARFDYKYLEQYYRLCGIEIDIMESDEEKSPQEELVEDMIAIVTSFSARIYGKRGGRVTKKLTELIKQEVVACENHG; encoded by the coding sequence ATGGAAAAATTGCTAACACCTCACCAGGTAGCAAAGCTATTGAACGTATGGCCACATACAATACGCCGCTGGGAAAGAGAAGGGAAATTAAAACCATTACGCACACCCGGCGGTCATAGACGTTATAAAGAATCGCAGATAATGGCTTTGATTGGTGAAGATATAACTGTAAGAGGAACAAAGCAATGTGCTGTTTATGCCCGTGTATCCACCGCAAAGCAAGCCGAAGCCGTAAATTTACAGCGGCAAAAAGAGCGGTTAATAACCTATGCGGTAGAAAAAGGTTATCAGGTTAAAGCGGTCTATAATGAAATTGCTTCCGGTCTAAACGAGAACAGGCGGGAACTTACCAAACTGGCCAAAACCGCCACAAAGGGTGAAATAGACGTTATTGTTATCGAATATAAAGACCGGTTAGCCCGTTTTGACTATAAGTACCTGGAACAATATTATCGGCTATGCGGCATTGAAATTGACATTATGGAATCGGACGAAGAGAAATCACCACAAGAAGAACTAGTAGAAGACATGATCGCCATAGTGACCAGTTTTTCGGCCAGGATTTACGGTAAACGTGGCGGGCGTGTAACAAAAAAGCTAACTGAACTTATCAAGCAGGAGGTGGTTGCCTGTGAAAACCACGGTTAG
- a CDS encoding cyclic lactone autoinducer peptide, which translates to MQKIKCLLFMGVLALVTLLANITAAGACGVFHYQPELPESLAQKYD; encoded by the coding sequence GTGCAAAAAATAAAATGCTTGCTTTTCATGGGCGTATTGGCTCTTGTTACATTGCTGGCCAATATCACTGCCGCCGGTGCTTGTGGTGTGTTCCATTATCAGCCCGAACTGCCGGAATCGCTAGCTCAAAAGTACGATTAA
- a CDS encoding GHKL domain-containing protein, producing the protein MLLERKRQLRNGLVCVFVLQMFLVFGVSLHIFLSSQGINELFGITIIPIKQAVTVLIFLTISLLSLGIYLTYELSKMSKIEVELANKKATQELTEQNLRLLRCQRHDFLNHLQVISGYIQMGKGNKAAKYIQEINQNLRGIRVVSGLNMPEASVLLLAKREEAAKYNIDFNYDLKTDLSNVRIKEYDLVRILSNLIDNAIYELKKEDILGQKIINVVMDKIEENLYIEIFNSGSFIPDTERIFNYGFTTKGNNGSGSGLYIVNDLVKNKYNGNIDVESSEHLGTNFKISI; encoded by the coding sequence ATGCTGCTCGAGAGGAAAAGGCAACTTAGGAATGGTCTAGTTTGTGTTTTTGTTCTGCAAATGTTTCTTGTTTTTGGCGTATCTTTGCATATCTTTTTATCCAGTCAGGGAATAAATGAGCTATTTGGAATTACCATTATTCCCATCAAACAAGCAGTGACCGTATTAATATTCCTTACTATTTCTCTGCTCTCTCTTGGTATTTACCTCACCTATGAATTATCTAAAATGTCAAAAATTGAAGTGGAGTTGGCTAATAAAAAAGCGACCCAGGAATTAACGGAGCAAAACCTGCGCCTGTTAAGATGTCAAAGGCATGACTTTCTGAACCACCTGCAGGTTATCTCCGGTTATATTCAGATGGGTAAAGGAAATAAAGCGGCAAAATACATCCAGGAAATAAATCAAAATTTGAGGGGCATCAGGGTGGTAAGCGGCCTCAATATGCCGGAGGCGTCGGTTCTTCTCCTGGCCAAAAGGGAAGAAGCGGCCAAGTACAATATTGACTTTAATTACGACCTTAAAACCGATCTCTCCAATGTGAGAATAAAAGAATATGATTTGGTGAGAATTTTGTCCAATTTAATTGACAATGCCATATACGAGCTGAAGAAGGAAGATATTTTAGGTCAAAAAATTATAAATGTAGTCATGGACAAAATAGAAGAAAATCTATATATCGAGATATTTAACTCCGGCAGCTTTATCCCTGATACAGAGCGAATTTTTAATTATGGGTTCACAACAAAGGGCAACAATGGTTCGGGCTCCGGTTTATATATAGTTAACGACTTAGTTAAGAATAAGTATAACGGTAATATTGATGTGGAAAGTAGTGAACACCTGGGAACAAATTTTAAAATTTCCATTTAA
- a CDS encoding molybdopterin oxidoreductase, which translates to MKKIYRSACPLDCYASCGLLIYTENGRVTGIKGDPEHPLTRGKVCGKARKHLERLYSPERILYPMVKEGSDWRRIQWNEALDIWARKLEEIKRQYGTGAVLYHDASGSNGVLRGLGSRFFNVYGGVSIPEGSLCWASGKAAQAVDFGGHQAHEWDDLENSRNIFLWGRDPGRTNIHLLQYLKRAAAKGARLISVNPVRVQTGVTGTWHVYPRPGTDGALALGMAHQIIAEGLIDKAFVEKYTKGYAEFAALVKEFPPEKVAGICDIPAEEIKLLARTYAGGGPSAIMFGYGMQRYTNSGRTVRCIDALAAITGNIGVPGGGANYVHQHWKDFFTDLSGAEFARAGRTFPWPALARRVMEADDPPVRSIVVTRSNPVTQLPDTNKVLQAFRAVDFVVAIEFFINDTAAEADLFLPCTTFLEDEDVVVSSWNNYVSYMPRVIEPLGESKSDVDIFTALARRMGFLDFGFHSSQEWLERALSRAASNGIDLERLKEGPARNPAAPRIAWGDRKFPTPSGKYELYSEKAVEKGLEPLPTYVPPQMLSRETENFPLYLLTPHSGRTIHSQFWNLIPDETLGSLPAVEMHPQTAAGTGVNAGDRVWVESSQGRLQGILYTVDDIRPGVVRIYQGRWASQNGGVNFLTPDAVSDLGSGSCYYDCRCRVYRCHD; encoded by the coding sequence ATGAAAAAGATTTACCGTTCTGCCTGTCCGCTGGACTGTTATGCATCCTGTGGGTTGCTTATATATACTGAAAACGGAAGAGTAACAGGAATAAAAGGTGATCCCGAGCACCCTCTTACCAGGGGCAAGGTTTGTGGTAAAGCGCGCAAACACCTGGAGAGACTCTATAGCCCGGAGCGTATACTTTATCCTATGGTAAAAGAGGGCAGTGATTGGCGGCGTATCCAGTGGAACGAGGCTTTAGACATTTGGGCCCGCAAGTTAGAAGAAATAAAAAGGCAGTATGGAACCGGCGCAGTGCTATACCATGATGCCAGTGGTTCTAACGGCGTTTTGAGGGGACTGGGGTCTCGTTTCTTTAATGTTTACGGTGGAGTTTCCATACCCGAGGGCAGTCTATGCTGGGCCAGCGGTAAGGCAGCACAGGCTGTGGATTTCGGTGGTCACCAGGCCCATGAGTGGGACGACCTTGAAAACTCCCGCAACATATTTCTCTGGGGACGTGACCCGGGCCGCACGAATATACACTTGCTGCAATACCTGAAACGGGCAGCAGCAAAAGGTGCCCGGCTAATATCCGTTAATCCCGTGCGGGTGCAGACGGGTGTAACCGGCACCTGGCATGTCTATCCCAGACCAGGCACGGATGGAGCCCTGGCCCTGGGGATGGCTCACCAAATAATTGCAGAAGGCCTGATTGACAAGGCTTTTGTGGAAAAATATACAAAGGGTTATGCTGAATTTGCAGCCTTGGTAAAGGAGTTCCCACCTGAAAAGGTTGCCGGTATTTGCGACATACCGGCAGAGGAAATAAAGCTACTGGCCAGGACATATGCCGGCGGGGGACCCTCGGCCATCATGTTCGGTTACGGCATGCAGCGCTATACCAATTCAGGCCGGACGGTACGGTGTATTGATGCACTGGCAGCCATTACCGGTAATATAGGCGTACCCGGAGGCGGAGCCAATTACGTGCACCAGCACTGGAAGGATTTTTTTACCGACCTTTCAGGAGCAGAATTTGCCCGGGCGGGACGTACTTTTCCCTGGCCGGCGCTGGCACGCCGCGTTATGGAGGCGGATGACCCGCCGGTTCGCTCCATTGTAGTCACACGTTCTAACCCTGTAACACAACTGCCGGATACTAATAAAGTACTGCAGGCGTTTAGGGCAGTAGACTTTGTGGTGGCCATTGAATTCTTTATCAATGATACCGCTGCCGAGGCAGATCTTTTTCTTCCCTGCACCACTTTCTTGGAGGATGAGGACGTGGTGGTATCTTCCTGGAACAATTATGTTTCCTATATGCCCAGGGTGATAGAGCCACTGGGAGAAAGTAAGTCAGATGTGGACATATTTACAGCGCTGGCCAGAAGGATGGGGTTTTTGGACTTCGGCTTCCATAGTTCCCAGGAATGGCTGGAGCGGGCCTTGTCCCGGGCGGCAAGTAACGGCATAGATTTAGAAAGGCTAAAAGAAGGACCGGCACGTAACCCGGCTGCACCAAGAATAGCCTGGGGGGATCGTAAATTTCCCACACCCAGCGGAAAGTATGAGCTATACTCGGAAAAGGCGGTGGAAAAGGGTTTAGAGCCTTTACCAACTTATGTGCCACCGCAAATGTTAAGCCGGGAAACCGAAAATTTCCCGCTGTACTTGCTAACGCCGCATAGCGGGAGGACCATACATTCGCAGTTTTGGAACCTTATACCCGATGAAACACTGGGTTCACTGCCTGCGGTAGAAATGCATCCTCAAACTGCTGCCGGTACAGGAGTTAATGCCGGTGATAGGGTGTGGGTAGAATCCTCGCAAGGGCGACTACAAGGAATCCTTTATACGGTGGATGATATTCGGCCGGGTGTGGTCCGTATTTACCAGGGACGCTGGGCGAGCCAGAACGGGGGAGTGAATTTCCTCACCCCGGATGCCGTGTCTGATCTGGGCAGTGGGTCTTGCTACTATGATTGTCGATGCCGGGTTTACCGGTGTCACGATTAA
- a CDS encoding TRAP transporter permease, which yields MTNDDHNLKNTDQDLPEKQENRVAYSDQKQEDKYAEIVAGENIEEYEAKAQEIVEKYDTGANYRKKTILGQWWYWIISAICITLSVFQLYTAIFGTLISNQQRGFHVAMALGLIFLLYPANIRTDTKVTWRSWVPTAVILILAGFFYYDGRIALPVTLGAIVITLLFQLSKYFKKSYQGVPLPDIILALLGFSTGLYQFFYYDAIIHRVGMYNNLDYLMAGMGVLLVLEAARRAVGLPIVVLASMLLLYAHVGPYMPSFFQQRGFSIERIISHSFLSMEGIFGIPIAISTTFIFLFLMFGVILQKTGLEKFFTDLAMSLTGWMTGGTAKVGVLTSVFSGMITGSSVANTVGNGAFTIPMMKRSGYKPEFAAAVEAASSTGGQITPPIMGSAAFLMIEFTGLEYGAIIKAAIIPALLFFVGQFIVVHFESKRVGIMGVPRSQLASVTKLLTRQGYLLLPIVVIIAILSSGQSAMRAALMGIATSVFMNLAVLLIAYLLGKYGELEYKLTPARFMEILIESARVALPVIAACAAAGVIVGVITLTGLGLRISGGILELANNKLLLTMFFTMIASIILGMGLPTTANYVITATMAAPALLAFDGVPVIAAHLFVFYFGIVADITPPVALAAYAGSGLAQSNPMQTSFQAVRIAIGAFLVPYMFVLNPELLMVDATFGAFSLAFGTAILGMFSLGTAVVGYIDRNLSWLERFLLLASGLGLLYVGIYSDVIGFIVFIGIYVHQKFVSRKESKLNLGS from the coding sequence ATGACGAATGATGATCACAATTTAAAGAACACGGACCAAGATTTGCCTGAAAAGCAAGAGAACCGGGTAGCCTATTCTGATCAAAAGCAAGAGGATAAGTATGCAGAAATAGTTGCCGGGGAGAACATAGAGGAGTATGAGGCCAAAGCGCAGGAAATAGTGGAAAAATATGATACCGGGGCCAATTATCGTAAAAAAACGATATTGGGCCAGTGGTGGTATTGGATTATTTCTGCTATTTGTATTACTTTAAGCGTTTTTCAGCTTTATACTGCTATATTCGGTACGCTCATATCGAATCAGCAGCGGGGCTTTCACGTAGCTATGGCTCTGGGGTTGATATTCCTTTTATACCCCGCCAATATAAGGACTGATACCAAGGTTACCTGGCGTAGTTGGGTACCCACCGCAGTAATACTGATTCTGGCGGGATTCTTTTACTATGACGGCAGAATTGCTTTACCCGTTACCTTGGGTGCCATCGTTATTACACTTTTGTTTCAACTAAGTAAATATTTTAAGAAAAGCTATCAGGGAGTGCCTCTCCCGGATATTATATTAGCCTTGCTCGGTTTTAGTACCGGTTTATACCAATTTTTCTATTATGATGCCATTATTCACCGGGTAGGCATGTACAATAACTTAGACTATTTAATGGCGGGTATGGGAGTTTTATTGGTACTGGAGGCAGCACGCAGGGCAGTGGGGCTGCCCATCGTAGTACTGGCTTCTATGCTGCTGCTTTATGCCCATGTGGGGCCATATATGCCGTCCTTTTTCCAGCAAAGAGGATTCAGCATTGAAAGAATTATTTCGCACTCATTTCTTAGTATGGAAGGTATATTCGGTATCCCCATTGCCATTTCCACTACATTTATATTCTTATTTTTAATGTTCGGTGTTATTTTACAGAAAACAGGCCTGGAAAAGTTCTTTACCGATCTGGCCATGTCCTTAACCGGCTGGATGACCGGTGGTACTGCTAAGGTTGGAGTACTAACCAGTGTTTTTTCGGGCATGATTACCGGCAGTTCGGTTGCCAATACCGTGGGGAACGGTGCATTTACCATTCCCATGATGAAGCGCTCCGGTTATAAACCGGAGTTTGCAGCTGCGGTGGAGGCCGCTTCTTCCACCGGGGGGCAGATTACCCCACCGATAATGGGCTCGGCAGCCTTCCTGATGATTGAGTTTACTGGTCTTGAATATGGTGCAATTATAAAAGCAGCCATCATTCCTGCGTTGTTATTTTTTGTGGGACAGTTTATTGTGGTTCACTTTGAGTCTAAGCGGGTAGGAATTATGGGTGTTCCTCGCAGTCAACTGGCCAGTGTCACTAAATTATTAACCCGCCAGGGGTACCTGCTGCTTCCTATTGTTGTAATTATAGCTATTCTGTCCAGTGGGCAGTCAGCCATGCGTGCCGCGCTAATGGGAATAGCTACCTCGGTGTTCATGAACTTGGCCGTATTGCTTATTGCTTACCTACTGGGTAAATACGGAGAGCTGGAGTATAAATTAACTCCTGCAAGGTTTATGGAAATTTTGATTGAATCTGCCCGCGTGGCTCTGCCTGTAATTGCTGCCTGTGCGGCAGCGGGCGTTATTGTAGGGGTTATTACTTTGACGGGCTTGGGATTAAGAATTTCCGGTGGCATCTTAGAACTGGCCAACAATAAGCTGCTATTGACCATGTTCTTTACCATGATTGCCAGTATTATACTGGGTATGGGGCTACCCACCACCGCTAACTATGTAATCACTGCCACCATGGCAGCACCGGCCCTTTTGGCGTTTGATGGAGTACCGGTCATTGCGGCACACCTGTTTGTGTTTTACTTTGGCATAGTGGCGGACATTACACCACCGGTGGCTTTGGCTGCCTATGCGGGTTCGGGTCTGGCCCAAAGTAATCCCATGCAAACTTCATTTCAAGCAGTTCGGATTGCCATAGGCGCCTTTCTGGTTCCTTACATGTTTGTATTAAATCCGGAATTATTAATGGTCGATGCAACCTTTGGAGCTTTTTCTTTGGCCTTTGGTACTGCTATCTTGGGCATGTTTAGCCTGGGGACGGCCGTGGTAGGTTACATTGACAGGAATTTAAGCTGGTTGGAGCGTTTCTTGTTGTTAGCCTCCGGGTTGGGGCTCTTATATGTAGGTATATACTCAGATGTAATTGGTTTCATTGTATTTATCGGGATTTATGTACATCAAAAGTTTGTGTCTCGTAAGGAATCAAAGCTGAACCTTGGTTCCTAA
- a CDS encoding DUF1850 domain-containing protein: MLKRPNLRALLWILLGVLLVVPTALLAAPPAIIIVQEHQTGKVLFKEGVEMGETFTLDYIHSVTKQPVQEIYYVKDQKTLALKEMHYDSFGSNLPVGPEKLAHEKTSFIVEEGFYKIIYENRTFERVPLRVGQVVADHTLIFGDGTSLRLLDVTEGGCYVDFYVQPFFENVLM; the protein is encoded by the coding sequence ATGCTAAAGCGGCCTAATTTAAGGGCGTTGTTATGGATATTATTGGGTGTATTACTGGTGGTGCCTACAGCTTTGCTGGCGGCACCACCGGCTATTATTATTGTTCAGGAGCACCAAACCGGTAAAGTTTTGTTTAAAGAAGGAGTGGAGATGGGCGAAACTTTTACCCTGGATTATATTCATTCCGTTACTAAACAGCCGGTACAGGAGATTTATTACGTTAAGGATCAAAAAACACTGGCGCTAAAGGAAATGCATTATGACTCTTTTGGGTCAAACCTTCCGGTGGGACCCGAAAAATTAGCCCATGAAAAGACATCCTTTATTGTTGAAGAAGGTTTTTATAAGATAATATATGAGAATCGTACGTTTGAGCGTGTACCATTAAGGGTGGGCCAGGTAGTGGCTGATCATACCTTAATTTTTGGTGACGGTACCAGTCTACGTCTGTTGGACGTTACCGAGGGCGGCTGTTATGTGGATTTTTATGTTCAACCATTCTTTGAAAATGTATTGATGTAG
- a CDS encoding TAXI family TRAP transporter solute-binding subunit, translating to MLLALVLAVSLVATGCGGAGGEGEDGGEEQSGGEVNNLLMATGGTGGTYYPLGGAIANVWTEKIDNVKATVQSTGASVENIRLLSSGETDLAMAMNGIAQAAWKGEGDFEGNAVDNIAGAGVIYPEIMQVVAAKDAGIDTIADLKGKRVSIGPVGSGTASSAIKILQAYGIDPDSDIEKFQDTFGDAARKIKDGNLDAAFAVLAVPAANIIDITTATPVNIVDIKGDGLDKLLEEAPAFSAFEIPAGTYEGEDEVGYTVAQWASLYIPADMDEELVYNLTKVMYENVETIAQAHNRGNQITLDNAVKGFAPVPLHPGAEKYFQEQGILE from the coding sequence CTGTTGTTAGCGCTGGTATTAGCAGTGTCGCTGGTTGCCACAGGATGTGGTGGTGCCGGCGGTGAAGGTGAAGACGGAGGCGAAGAGCAAAGCGGCGGTGAGGTTAATAATTTGCTGATGGCCACGGGTGGAACCGGTGGTACTTATTATCCCCTTGGCGGAGCCATTGCTAATGTTTGGACAGAAAAAATTGATAATGTTAAAGCAACAGTGCAATCCACGGGTGCTTCTGTGGAGAATATTCGTCTTCTGTCCAGTGGAGAAACCGATTTGGCCATGGCCATGAACGGTATTGCCCAGGCGGCCTGGAAAGGCGAAGGGGACTTTGAAGGTAATGCTGTGGATAACATTGCCGGTGCCGGGGTTATTTATCCCGAGATCATGCAAGTTGTAGCTGCTAAGGATGCCGGAATCGACACAATTGCCGACCTCAAGGGTAAGCGCGTATCTATTGGTCCCGTGGGCAGCGGTACTGCATCGTCTGCTATTAAGATCCTGCAGGCTTATGGTATTGACCCTGACAGCGATATTGAAAAATTCCAGGACACTTTTGGCGATGCCGCGAGGAAGATTAAAGACGGTAATCTTGATGCCGCATTTGCCGTATTAGCGGTTCCTGCTGCAAACATTATAGACATTACTACGGCTACCCCGGTCAACATTGTTGATATTAAAGGGGACGGGCTGGATAAGCTGCTGGAAGAGGCACCTGCTTTTAGTGCCTTTGAAATTCCTGCCGGGACTTATGAAGGTGAAGATGAAGTTGGTTATACAGTTGCTCAGTGGGCATCATTGTATATACCTGCCGACATGGATGAAGAGCTGGTATATAACTTAACCAAGGTAATGTATGAAAACGTAGAGACAATTGCTCAGGCCCATAATCGCGGCAATCAAATCACTTTGGATAACGCGGTAAAGGGATTTGCTCCGGTCCCGCTTCATCCTGGTGCTGAAAAGTACTTCCAAGAGCAGGGAATCCTTGAGTAA
- the eam gene encoding glutamate 2,3-aminomutase: MVSSDSKKRKLAVDRSDELKSRINEYREASKDIPTGFKLESEYAARKIKILTFFNATEKDWNDWHWQIQNRISDVQILQKFLLLSDEEVKQLTKVSKTCRWAVSPYYLSLMDPEDTNCPVRMQAIPSIREIQDSTGEHDPMGEEYTSPAPRITRRYADRLIINVTNQCAMFCRHCQRRRDIGEVDKPSPVLEIEAAIDYIRKSPEVRDVLITGGDPFTLTDDRLDWILSELDKIEHVEIKRIGSRTPVTMPQRITPELCNMLEKHHPLYVNTHFNHPKEVTREALQATRLLAKAAIPLGNQSVLLKGINNDKHVMKKLNHELLKIHVRPYYIFHAKAVKGTTHFIPTVQDGLDIMEHLRGYTSGLAVPWYIINAPGGKGKTPLVPQYLLSIGPDYVMFRTWEGEVFRYPNGKL, encoded by the coding sequence ATGGTTTCTTCTGATAGCAAAAAAAGGAAGTTGGCTGTGGACAGGTCTGACGAGCTTAAAAGTCGAATTAATGAATATAGGGAAGCGTCAAAAGACATTCCCACGGGGTTCAAGTTGGAAAGTGAATATGCTGCCAGGAAGATAAAGATTTTAACTTTCTTTAATGCCACCGAAAAGGATTGGAATGATTGGCACTGGCAGATTCAAAACCGCATAAGTGATGTGCAAATTCTCCAAAAGTTTCTACTTCTCAGCGATGAAGAAGTAAAGCAGCTTACTAAAGTAAGTAAAACATGTCGTTGGGCGGTTTCGCCTTATTACCTTAGCCTTATGGATCCCGAGGATACTAATTGTCCGGTGCGAATGCAGGCAATTCCCAGTATTCGTGAAATTCAGGACTCCACAGGTGAGCATGATCCTATGGGAGAAGAGTATACTTCACCCGCTCCAAGAATAACAAGGCGTTATGCAGACCGTCTAATTATTAATGTTACTAACCAATGTGCCATGTTTTGCAGGCACTGTCAGCGCAGGCGGGATATTGGGGAAGTTGATAAACCGTCACCGGTGCTGGAAATTGAAGCTGCCATTGATTATATCCGCAAGAGTCCTGAGGTACGGGATGTTTTGATTACAGGAGGCGACCCGTTCACGCTTACTGATGACCGTTTGGACTGGATCCTTTCTGAATTAGATAAAATCGAACACGTAGAGATAAAGCGTATCGGTAGCCGGACTCCGGTTACAATGCCGCAGCGCATTACACCGGAATTGTGCAATATGCTGGAAAAACACCATCCCCTGTATGTAAATACTCATTTTAACCACCCCAAGGAAGTAACCAGGGAGGCACTGCAGGCAACACGGCTTTTAGCCAAGGCGGCCATTCCATTGGGCAACCAGTCTGTGCTCCTTAAGGGCATTAATAATGACAAGCATGTAATGAAAAAATTGAACCACGAGTTGCTTAAAATTCACGTTCGGCCGTATTACATTTTCCATGCCAAGGCGGTTAAAGGAACTACGCATTTTATACCTACAGTGCAGGACGGGCTGGATATTATGGAACATTTACGTGGGTATACATCCGGTCTGGCCGTCCCCTGGTATATTATTAACGCACCGGGCGGAAAGGGAAAGACTCCTCTGGTTCCGCAATACCTTCTTTCTATAGGGCCCGACTATGTAATGTTTAGAACCTGGGAAGGAGAAGTATTTCGTTATCCCAACGGTAAGCTGTAA